One window of Saprospiraceae bacterium genomic DNA carries:
- a CDS encoding helix-turn-helix transcriptional regulator, translated as MKNQLKVFRAIKNMTQDELAKAVSVSRQTIYAIESSKYVPSTILALKLAAIFETAVENVFILEPSDFSNKDSF; from the coding sequence ATGAAAAATCAACTGAAAGTATTTCGGGCCATAAAAAATATGACTCAGGATGAATTGGCCAAAGCGGTATCTGTCAGCAGACAAACGATTTATGCAATCGAATCATCAAAATATGTTCCATCCACTATATTGGCATTAAAACTGGCTGCAATTTTTGAAACAGCGGTAGAAAATGTATTTATACTTGAGCCGTCTGATTTTTCTAACAAAGACTCATTTTAA
- a CDS encoding bifunctional hydroxymethylpyrimidine kinase/phosphomethylpyrimidine kinase, producing the protein MSILTIGSMAFDSIETPFGNAPKVIGGACTYISWAASYWYHDIKLCSIIGDDFPEEEIQALQKRGVNMDGLVRVPGKKSFFWAGKYHQDMNSRDTLTTDLNVLADFDPKLPESYKASEYVMLGNLTPDIQMAVLDQITKKPKLIVLDTMNFWMNNALETLLKVIARVDVLTINDEEARQLSGEHSLVRAAAKIHQLGPAYLVIKKGEHGALLFHNGQIFFAPGLPVADVIDPTGAGDSFAGGMIGYLARTDNTSFVNMKTAIIYGSTMASFCVEDFSLNNLRNLKQEQIHERIRQFEQLSTFDVNELTLATN; encoded by the coding sequence ATGAGCATTCTCACGATTGGAAGCATGGCTTTCGACAGTATTGAAACTCCTTTTGGTAATGCCCCTAAAGTCATTGGCGGAGCTTGTACTTATATCAGTTGGGCTGCTTCATACTGGTATCATGACATTAAATTATGTTCAATTATAGGAGACGATTTCCCTGAAGAAGAAATCCAGGCACTTCAAAAAAGAGGGGTCAATATGGATGGATTGGTGCGGGTTCCTGGTAAAAAATCTTTTTTTTGGGCTGGAAAATACCATCAGGATATGAACAGTCGGGATACCCTGACAACCGATTTAAATGTATTGGCAGATTTTGACCCAAAACTTCCGGAATCTTATAAAGCCAGTGAATACGTGATGCTTGGAAACTTGACCCCGGATATCCAAATGGCGGTATTGGATCAAATAACTAAAAAACCGAAACTTATCGTCTTGGATACGATGAATTTTTGGATGAACAATGCCCTGGAAACCCTTTTAAAAGTAATCGCTCGGGTTGATGTCCTAACCATTAATGATGAAGAAGCCCGTCAATTGTCTGGGGAACACAGCCTGGTAAGAGCTGCAGCCAAAATTCATCAATTGGGTCCGGCATACCTTGTAATAAAAAAAGGGGAACACGGCGCTTTGTTATTTCACAACGGACAAATATTTTTTGCACCCGGTTTACCGGTAGCTGACGTGATCGATCCAACAGGAGCAGGCGACAGTTTTGCAGGTGGTATGATCGGGTATTTGGCACGGACCGATAATACCAGTTTTGTCAATATGAAAACCGCCATCATCTACGGGTCTACCATGGCTTCGTTTTGTGTGGAAGACTTTAGTCTGAATAACCTCCGTAATTTAAAGCAAGAGCAAATTCACGAGAGAATTCGGCAATTTGAACAACTCTCCACCTTTGATGTAAATGAACTTACCCTTGCTACAAATTAA